The following proteins are encoded in a genomic region of Bernardetia sp. MNP-M8:
- a CDS encoding cation diffusion facilitator family transporter, with product MNNEQIAIKATYFSIIGNTSLALIKGLAGFFGNSYALIADAIESTTDIFASLLVLFGLKYAQKPADKNHPYGHGRIEPLITFAVVVFLIISASIIAHESIQNIQTPHKTPESWTLIVLGIIILWKETSFQIVIKKSKETNSSSLKADAWHHRSDAITSVMAFIGISIAIIFGEGYETADDWAALLASSFILYNSYLIFRPALGEIMDEHVYDSLILEIREKSMQVAGIEGTEKCFVRKAGMKYHIDLHARVNGNISVREGHALAHNLKDYLKENIENLEHILIHIEPND from the coding sequence ATGAACAATGAACAGATTGCAATAAAAGCGACTTACTTTAGTATTATTGGCAACACTAGTTTAGCTTTAATTAAAGGACTAGCAGGTTTTTTTGGAAACTCGTATGCGCTAATTGCTGATGCCATTGAATCTACAACCGATATTTTTGCTTCTTTATTAGTTTTATTTGGACTTAAATATGCACAAAAACCAGCCGATAAAAATCATCCGTATGGTCATGGAAGAATAGAACCTTTGATTACTTTTGCTGTGGTTGTATTTCTTATCATTTCGGCATCCATAATTGCTCATGAGAGCATTCAGAATATTCAAACGCCACACAAAACGCCTGAATCTTGGACTTTAATCGTTTTGGGAATAATTATTTTATGGAAAGAAACTTCTTTTCAAATTGTGATTAAGAAAAGTAAAGAAACAAATAGTTCATCTCTAAAAGCAGATGCTTGGCATCATAGAAGCGACGCTATTACCTCCGTAATGGCATTTATAGGAATTTCAATTGCAATTATTTTTGGAGAAGGATACGAAACAGCAGATGATTGGGCTGCTTTACTGGCTTCTAGTTTTATTCTCTACAATAGCTATTTAATCTTTAGACCTGCACTAGGTGAGATTATGGACGAACATGTATATGATAGTTTAATCTTAGAAATTAGAGAAAAATCTATGCAAGTAGCAGGAATAGAAGGAACAGAAAAATGTTTTGTGCGAAAAGCAGGTATGAAATATCACATTGATTTGCATGCTAGAGTAAATGGAAACATTTCAGTACGAGAAGGACATGCATTAGCTCATAATTTAAAAGATTATCTAAAAGAAAATATTGAAAATTTAGAACATATACTCATTCATATTGAACCAAATGATTGA
- a CDS encoding protease complex subunit PrcB family protein, which produces MKLIFLSVLSILISTFLSCKSSKDKQENESIPFETVLKTMTFGSETAGTKLVQAQTDLKSFEVANGNDMPKELLEVNLKENTLLMVMSGIKNTGGFDIEIEKIIEANDKITVFYKEMNPAKDAMLTMALTYPLHAVTIKKTDKEIVFEKIDLKVNDFKK; this is translated from the coding sequence ATGAAACTTATTTTTTTATCTGTCTTATCAATTTTAATCTCAACTTTTTTATCTTGTAAATCTAGTAAAGACAAACAAGAAAATGAATCAATTCCCTTCGAAACAGTCTTAAAAACAATGACTTTTGGAAGCGAAACAGCAGGAACTAAATTAGTTCAAGCACAAACTGATTTGAAAAGTTTTGAGGTAGCTAATGGCAATGATATGCCAAAAGAACTCTTAGAAGTAAATTTGAAAGAAAACACACTTCTAATGGTTATGTCTGGAATAAAAAACACAGGTGGTTTTGATATAGAAATCGAAAAAATCATCGAAGCAAATGACAAAATAACTGTTTTCTATAAAGAAATGAATCCAGCAAAAGATGCTATGCTTACAATGGCACTTACTTATCCTCTGCATGCCGTAACTATAAAAAAGACAGATAAAGAAATTGTCTTTGAGAAAATAGATTTGAAAGTAAATGATTTTAAAAAATAA
- a CDS encoding bifunctional ADP-heptose synthase, with translation MSLDSIFENFNTLTALVIGDVMIDSYLWGKVERISPEAPVPVVSLKDRESRLGGAANVALNLKSLGAKTIMCSVVGNDKESENLIEMFEQQNIDVRGIIHSQARPTTIKHRILAGSQHLLRIDSETTNPISENESEELINKVKELALEADVIIFEDYDKGVLTERVISELIDFANQKDIPTVIDPKKRNFWHYKNATLFKPNLKELQEGLGKDINVKNTDLNNLSKSEIALAVQELAQKMQLKSVLITLSEYGVYIANSSENHKIAAHKREISDVSGAGDTVVSIAGLCMALKLPLKTVAELANLGGGLVCESLGVVPIDKSLFKQEAKKKVTF, from the coding sequence ATGTCATTGGATTCCATTTTTGAAAATTTTAATACCCTTACAGCTCTCGTTATTGGAGATGTAATGATAGATTCCTATTTATGGGGAAAAGTAGAACGCATTTCGCCAGAAGCCCCTGTTCCTGTTGTTAGTTTGAAAGATAGAGAAAGTAGACTTGGAGGAGCTGCAAATGTAGCTTTGAATCTCAAATCTTTAGGAGCAAAAACGATTATGTGTTCAGTTGTGGGTAATGATAAAGAAAGCGAAAATCTCATTGAAATGTTTGAGCAGCAAAACATTGATGTTCGTGGCATTATTCACAGTCAAGCCCGTCCGACTACTATTAAACATCGTATTTTGGCAGGTTCACAGCATCTTCTTCGTATTGATTCAGAAACTACAAATCCTATTTCAGAAAATGAAAGCGAAGAGTTAATCAATAAAGTAAAAGAATTGGCTCTTGAAGCTGATGTTATCATTTTTGAAGATTATGATAAAGGTGTCCTGACTGAAAGAGTAATTTCAGAACTAATTGATTTTGCCAATCAAAAAGATATTCCTACTGTCATTGACCCTAAAAAACGTAACTTTTGGCACTATAAAAATGCTACACTTTTTAAGCCCAATTTGAAAGAACTTCAAGAAGGTTTAGGAAAGGACATTAATGTAAAAAACACCGATTTAAATAATTTAAGTAAAAGTGAAATAGCTCTTGCTGTTCAAGAACTTGCACAAAAAATGCAACTCAAATCAGTTTTGATTACACTTTCTGAATATGGTGTTTATATTGCCAACTCATCTGAAAATCATAAAATTGCTGCCCACAAACGAGAAATTTCTGATGTTTCGGGTGCTGGTGATACTGTGGTAAGCATTGCAGGACTTTGCATGGCTCTAAAACTACCTCTAAAAACAGTAGCCGAATTAGCTAATTTGGGTGGTGGATTGGTTTGTGAATCCTTAGGAGTTGTTCCAATAGATAAATCACTTTTCAAACAGGAGGCTAAGAAAAAAGTAACCTTTTAG
- a CDS encoding ATP-binding protein codes for MPDSSIHIDYFEALAKLTRSQKAELKDFSEAVEEVIQTAINILKVASINLWLVDKEQNKIKCVAHSQQDKTIASNNNLDNEIMPMYFQTMKEGELIVSDDVYKDGRLNELREVYFQPNSITSIIDMPIYIEGELKAILCGNHTGKPRKWQIREQQFMLAIGNIIALLLEIWEHKQTEQRLIHNDNLLRGINSCIFQLFTNPDFEDGLDTTVSTIGKATKTDRVFIFQNFLNDNKEQCCKIIHEWTSQPQYKQIHKSEWKNVNYRITGLERWKNQLEEGKGIKNIADKLTPLDEYFLWSKHAKSTLIVPIFINEKEFWGFIGLEDCSGKHIWTLTEESFIFNLAITIGGILTTQHVENLLKEKNEQLKKTNDELDQFVYSVSHDLRAPLTSVMGLLHLLKTDIASVANTQMYLQLISKSITRLDNYIREVLSISRNSRTRVEREEIDFEEIIEEIKEDLAYLDEFKEVRIELDINLQTKETTFKNDKIRIKAIFDNLISNAIRYHNPYQEDNFVKITIHINEEKAEITVQDNGLGISKKHIGHIFDMFYRANDQKMGSGLGLYIVKETILKLKGTMEIDSIPNVGTTFTIVLPNRK; via the coding sequence TTGCCAGATTCTTCCATTCATATTGATTATTTTGAGGCATTAGCCAAACTTACTCGTAGCCAAAAAGCTGAACTAAAAGACTTTTCGGAAGCTGTAGAGGAAGTAATTCAGACTGCTATTAATATATTAAAAGTAGCTAGTATAAATCTGTGGCTAGTAGATAAGGAACAAAATAAAATAAAATGTGTAGCTCATTCGCAACAGGACAAGACGATAGCTTCGAATAACAATTTGGACAATGAAATAATGCCTATGTACTTTCAAACTATGAAAGAAGGCGAGTTAATTGTTTCAGACGATGTTTATAAAGATGGTCGCTTAAATGAACTAAGAGAAGTCTATTTTCAGCCTAATTCGATTACCTCAATTATTGATATGCCTATTTATATTGAAGGCGAATTAAAAGCGATTCTGTGTGGTAACCATACTGGAAAACCACGTAAATGGCAGATTAGAGAACAACAATTCATGTTAGCTATTGGAAATATCATTGCCCTGCTTTTAGAAATTTGGGAACACAAGCAAACTGAACAGCGTCTTATTCATAATGATAATCTACTCAGAGGAATCAACTCTTGTATCTTTCAACTTTTTACAAACCCTGATTTTGAAGATGGACTAGATACTACAGTTTCGACAATTGGAAAGGCGACAAAGACAGATAGAGTGTTTATTTTTCAAAATTTTTTAAATGATAATAAAGAACAATGTTGTAAAATTATTCATGAGTGGACAAGCCAACCTCAATATAAACAGATTCATAAAAGTGAATGGAAAAATGTGAACTATAGAATAACAGGTTTAGAGCGTTGGAAAAATCAACTAGAAGAAGGAAAAGGAATTAAAAATATAGCTGACAAACTTACTCCTTTAGATGAATATTTTTTGTGGAGCAAGCATGCAAAATCTACACTTATTGTTCCTATTTTTATCAATGAAAAAGAATTTTGGGGTTTTATAGGACTAGAAGACTGTTCTGGAAAGCATATTTGGACACTTACAGAAGAGAGTTTTATTTTTAATCTCGCTATTACCATTGGAGGAATACTGACGACTCAGCACGTTGAAAACTTACTAAAAGAAAAAAATGAACAACTCAAGAAGACTAATGATGAATTAGACCAATTTGTATATAGTGTTTCTCATGACCTGCGTGCGCCTCTGACCTCTGTAATGGGACTTTTACACCTTCTCAAAACAGATATTGCAAGTGTTGCTAACACTCAAATGTACCTTCAACTAATTTCCAAAAGTATTACACGATTAGATAATTATATTCGTGAAGTGTTGAGTATTTCAAGAAATAGTCGTACAAGAGTAGAGCGTGAAGAAATTGATTTTGAAGAAATTATAGAAGAGATAAAAGAAGATTTAGCTTATTTAGATGAATTTAAGGAGGTAAGAATAGAATTAGATATAAATCTACAAACAAAAGAAACTACTTTTAAGAATGATAAAATTCGTATTAAAGCTATTTTTGATAATCTTATCTCCAATGCAATCCGTTATCATAATCCCTATCAGGAAGATAATTTTGTGAAAATAACGATTCACATAAATGAAGAAAAAGCTGAAATAACTGTCCAAGACAATGGCTTAGGAATTAGCAAAAAACATATAGGGCATATTTTTGATATGTTTTATAGAGCCAACGACCAAAAAATGGGTTCAGGATTAGGACTTTATATTGTTAAAGAAACAATTTTGAAACTCAAAGGTACGATGGAAATTGATTCTATACCAAATGTAGGAACTACTTTTACAATTGTTTTGCCAAATAGAAAGTGA
- a CDS encoding tetratricopeptide repeat protein: MKSEKINQLLEELVEKLTFYRSEDAITFYAPYKFDLKKRIEQLEIQIKRIREFANENPNKEIEFEALQNLHSSLINESHFATNFDKLSSIFVENSKNVVIGNVITADKIHIGDNYYYQYGEKKIKRFLTKLPYNEAFEGRKKELAELKEKIATQKNISLISINGIGGIGKSALSKAFLLENYKEYDFALFLEGKSTVYDTFNDYTLLDNLEIAEKINSIPYQTPNRNEKVFEIIKNTLSNLEGKKLLLIDDASETSHLLKDLIQSDWEILTTSRQKIDFMYSFELLQATPNDAIAIFCVYYGKAIETLHQKEKTQIQRLVNRLALHPLAIELVAKNIKRKDWTFEETNQKLAEKGLNIDEKTNLTTTHTQEKIKDIFEYLLQLFPLENLTEEELKLLTIYSVLPNQPITKQTWKTLLGETEDHWQELSTQLNERGLINRNQKAFEIHALLAEIVRYKNEERLDGDCEGMMISLVDKLNPETNFNYHKENYKYTSLYIRYTESIMNYIEDNYEKALLYERIGDFYTEQGKLIKALEVYEKCQYLSTILTKRDINNSEFKYELATSYSKVGTIHEKLGKLEKALYFFERQTELLAQLYNDFPNNIYFKNGLAISYCMLGKVYKELGSLILALVFFSLHNDFTSQMYKDFPDDINLKKAFAISCQFLGQVNQELGNLRKALVFFDNQTSLFKQLYNDFPNNVDFKNGLAVSFEKLGQINQKLDNLQFSLLFFETQNKLLKQLYNDFPNSVNFKNGLAISYSKLGEVHQQLKNSQISLICFNKYFMLIEELNNDFPENVNFKNGFAISFIKKGFYFESKNDIKRAKANYLGAKEVYLELTNRFPNYAEFQYNLQIIESKLNQLQ; the protein is encoded by the coding sequence ATGAAATCCGAAAAAATAAATCAACTTCTTGAAGAGCTAGTCGAAAAACTTACTTTTTATCGTAGTGAAGATGCGATTACATTTTATGCTCCTTATAAATTTGACCTTAAAAAGCGAATTGAACAGCTTGAAATTCAAATAAAACGAATTAGAGAGTTTGCAAACGAAAATCCAAATAAAGAAATAGAATTTGAAGCCTTACAAAACCTTCATAGTTCTCTAATAAATGAAAGTCATTTCGCTACAAATTTTGATAAACTAAGCTCTATTTTTGTTGAAAATTCAAAAAATGTAGTGATTGGAAATGTTATTACAGCTGATAAAATACATATTGGAGATAATTATTATTATCAATATGGAGAAAAGAAAATTAAGCGTTTTCTTACAAAATTACCCTATAACGAAGCATTTGAAGGACGCAAAAAAGAATTAGCAGAACTAAAAGAAAAAATTGCTACTCAAAAAAATATTTCACTAATCAGTATTAATGGAATTGGTGGAATAGGAAAATCAGCACTTTCAAAAGCCTTTTTATTAGAAAATTATAAAGAATATGATTTTGCGTTGTTTTTGGAAGGAAAATCAACTGTTTATGATACGTTCAATGATTATACACTTTTAGATAATTTAGAAATTGCAGAAAAAATCAATTCTATTCCCTATCAAACACCAAATCGCAATGAAAAAGTCTTTGAGATTATAAAAAATACGCTTTCTAATTTGGAAGGAAAAAAACTTTTACTCATTGATGATGCTTCTGAAACCTCTCATTTACTCAAAGATTTGATACAATCAGATTGGGAAATACTGACTACTTCTCGTCAGAAAATTGATTTTATGTATTCCTTCGAACTGCTACAAGCTACTCCAAATGATGCTATCGCTATTTTTTGTGTCTATTATGGAAAAGCTATCGAAACTCTACATCAAAAAGAAAAAACACAAATTCAACGCCTCGTAAATCGTTTGGCTCTGCACCCTTTGGCAATAGAATTAGTAGCCAAAAATATAAAACGAAAAGACTGGACGTTTGAAGAAACCAATCAAAAACTAGCCGAAAAAGGATTGAATATTGATGAAAAAACAAATCTTACCACTACACACACGCAAGAAAAAATAAAAGATATTTTTGAGTATTTGCTTCAATTATTTCCTTTAGAAAATCTTACAGAAGAAGAACTAAAATTACTCACTATATACAGCGTTCTGCCAAACCAGCCGATTACCAAACAAACATGGAAAACGCTATTAGGCGAGACCGAAGACCATTGGCAAGAACTTTCTACCCAGCTCAATGAAAGAGGATTAATAAATCGTAATCAAAAAGCCTTTGAAATACATGCGCTTTTAGCTGAGATAGTTAGGTATAAGAATGAGGAGAGACTAGATGGGGATTGTGAGGGGATGATGATTAGTTTAGTTGATAAACTAAACCCAGAAACAAATTTTAATTATCACAAAGAAAATTATAAATATACTTCACTTTATATTAGGTATACTGAATCAATTATGAATTATATAGAAGATAATTATGAGAAAGCTCTTTTATATGAAAGAATTGGAGATTTTTATACAGAACAAGGTAAATTGATTAAAGCTCTTGAAGTATATGAAAAATGTCAATATTTATCAACTATACTTACAAAAAGAGATATTAATAACTCTGAATTTAAATATGAACTTGCAACTTCCTACTCTAAGGTAGGAACAATACATGAAAAATTAGGAAAACTAGAAAAGGCATTATATTTTTTTGAGAGACAAACTGAACTACTAGCACAACTTTATAATGATTTTCCTAATAACATTTACTTCAAAAATGGACTAGCTATTTCATATTGTATGTTAGGAAAGGTGTATAAAGAACTAGGTAGTCTAATTCTCGCACTAGTGTTTTTTAGCCTACATAATGATTTTACTTCACAAATGTATAAGGACTTTCCTGATGATATAAACTTAAAAAAAGCATTTGCTATTTCATGTCAATTTTTAGGACAAGTAAATCAAGAATTAGGAAATCTAAGAAAAGCATTAGTCTTTTTTGATAATCAAACTTCTTTATTTAAACAACTATATAATGACTTCCCTAATAACGTAGATTTTAAAAATGGACTTGCAGTGTCTTTTGAAAAGTTAGGTCAGATAAATCAGAAATTAGATAATTTACAATTTTCTTTACTATTTTTTGAAACACAAAATAAATTGTTAAAACAATTATATAATGATTTTCCTAATAGTGTAAATTTTAAAAATGGACTTGCTATTTCTTACTCTAAGCTAGGTGAAGTACATCAACAACTAAAAAATTCACAAATCTCTCTAATATGTTTCAATAAATATTTTATGTTAATTGAAGAACTTAATAATGACTTTCCTGAAAATGTTAATTTCAAAAATGGTTTCGCTATTTCGTTTATAAAAAAAGGTTTTTATTTTGAAAGTAAAAATGACATTAAGAGAGCTAAAGCTAATTATTTAGGAGCTAAAGAAGTTTATTTAGAGCTTACAAATAGATTCCCAAACTATGCTGAATTTCAATATAATCTTCAAATCATAGAAAGTAAACTAAACCAACTCCAATAA
- the lepA gene encoding translation elongation factor 4: protein MKNIRNFCIIAHIDHGKSTLADRLLQTTNTITERQMQAQVLDDMDLERERGITIKSHAIQMNYIDPETKEEYTLNLIDTPGHVDFSYEVSRSIAACEGALLIVDAAQGIEAQTISNLYLALGNDLTIIPVMNKIDLPSAQPEVVADEIMNLIDCEREDIISASAKEGIGITDILDAIVKRIPAPVGNPDEELQALIFDSEYNTYRGIEVIFRVMNGTIKKGDKVKFMATGKEYEADEIGILGLEQKPQKEIKAGNVGYLISGIKQAKEVKVGDTITHIAKPCKKMIEGFENVKPMVFAGIYPVDTTEFEELRASMEKLQLNDSALIWEPETSAALGFGFRCGFLGMLHMEIVQERLEREFDMTVIMTVPSVRFQVTTKKEGVFNVSAPSEMPDPGFLEKVEEPFIRASIITKSDYIGQVIKICMDNRGILINQSYLTPDRVEMTFEMPLAEIVFDFYDRLKTVSRGYASFDYELIGLRQSNMVKLDVMLNGEPVDALSAIVHRDKAYEWGKRLCENLKTLLPRQQFEIAIQAAIGAKVIARETISALRKNVIAKCYGGDISRKRKLLDKQKKGKKRMRQIGSVEVPQEAFMAVLKINN, encoded by the coding sequence ATGAAAAACATCAGAAATTTTTGCATTATTGCACACATTGACCACGGAAAAAGTACGCTTGCCGATCGTCTTCTCCAAACCACAAATACTATTACCGAACGCCAAATGCAGGCGCAAGTTTTGGATGATATGGATTTGGAACGTGAGCGTGGAATTACGATAAAAAGCCATGCTATTCAGATGAATTATATAGACCCTGAAACGAAAGAAGAATATACTTTAAACTTGATTGACACCCCCGGTCACGTAGATTTTTCTTATGAAGTTTCTCGTTCAATTGCTGCTTGTGAAGGTGCTTTACTTATTGTAGATGCAGCGCAAGGTATTGAGGCTCAGACAATTTCAAATCTTTATTTGGCTTTGGGAAATGATTTGACAATTATTCCTGTCATGAACAAAATTGACTTGCCAAGCGCACAGCCAGAAGTTGTGGCAGATGAAATAATGAATTTGATTGACTGTGAGCGTGAGGATATTATTTCTGCTTCAGCAAAAGAAGGAATCGGAATTACAGACATTTTAGATGCGATTGTAAAACGCATTCCTGCGCCAGTTGGAAATCCTGATGAAGAACTTCAAGCACTTATTTTTGATTCTGAATACAATACGTACAGAGGAATTGAGGTAATTTTTAGAGTGATGAACGGCACAATCAAAAAAGGCGATAAAGTAAAATTTATGGCGACAGGAAAAGAATATGAAGCTGATGAAATTGGTATTTTAGGATTAGAGCAAAAGCCACAAAAGGAAATAAAAGCTGGAAATGTAGGCTACCTTATTTCTGGTATCAAACAAGCCAAAGAGGTAAAAGTAGGAGATACAATCACACATATTGCCAAGCCGTGTAAAAAAATGATTGAGGGTTTTGAAAATGTAAAACCAATGGTTTTTGCAGGAATTTACCCAGTAGATACAACAGAGTTTGAAGAGCTTCGTGCCTCTATGGAAAAACTTCAACTCAATGATTCGGCTCTTATTTGGGAACCTGAAACTTCGGCTGCCTTAGGTTTTGGTTTCCGTTGTGGATTCTTAGGAATGCTTCACATGGAAATTGTACAAGAGCGTTTGGAAAGAGAGTTCGATATGACAGTTATTATGACTGTTCCTTCTGTTCGTTTTCAAGTTACAACTAAAAAAGAAGGTGTTTTCAATGTCAGTGCACCTTCTGAAATGCCAGATCCAGGATTTTTGGAGAAAGTAGAAGAGCCATTTATTAGAGCTTCCATTATCACAAAATCGGATTATATCGGACAGGTTATTAAAATTTGTATGGATAATCGTGGAATTTTGATTAATCAATCCTACTTGACACCTGATCGTGTAGAGATGACTTTTGAGATGCCACTTGCCGAAATTGTATTTGATTTTTATGATAGATTAAAAACAGTTTCTCGTGGTTATGCTTCCTTTGATTATGAGTTGATTGGTCTTCGTCAGTCGAATATGGTGAAGCTAGATGTAATGCTCAATGGAGAACCTGTTGATGCACTTTCTGCTATCGTACACCGAGATAAGGCATACGAGTGGGGAAAACGTCTGTGTGAAAATTTAAAAACATTACTTCCTCGTCAGCAGTTTGAAATTGCTATTCAGGCAGCTATTGGAGCAAAAGTAATTGCTAGAGAAACCATTTCAGCACTTCGTAAAAACGTAATTGCAAAATGTTATGGTGGAGATATTTCTCGTAAAAGAAAACTTTTGGATAAGCAGAAAAAAGGTAAAAAACGTATGCGTCAGATTGGTTCAGTAGAAGTTCCTCAAGAAGCATTTATGGCTGTTTTGAAAATTAATAACTAA
- a CDS encoding S8 family serine peptidase: protein MKIYNYPFLTALIFFLFTQISSSSSVFAQNFSSNNSDKIKYWVFFSEKDTTNYNYTAAISAKTIENRTLQNLPVRQYSDISVSEKFIQKVENFVTDKPIIKSKWLNAISIYLNEDEAKRVQNLPFVTHLQALTTKWKPLSYTTKQKREMGKAMEQLELSVFQKENLTGKGVVIGVIDAGFYGSDKSNYLKHLDNSRILGMRDFVNPKQKDLFREKETSDDAHGKTVLEMIGGYNDDKDDLRQVGAASEAQFYLARTDHGVTETRSEEDFWVAAMEWMDSSGVKLINTSLGYSVGFDDDKDNYDIEQMDGKTSVVSKAVNMAFNEKGILIVVSAGNEGWDTWKIVSTPGDSPFALSIGATNGAGLKMGYSSIGAEFVEFLKPNVACYSLTGTSFSAPNITGFAACLWQKNPKATNKEIFETIEKSASLYPFGNNFIGYGIPKASNAIKILEGKTIKPTIKKVEEKTNSFKFDLKAGQRYVVFHKQDKRIAIEQDSEKAASKKDIKITIKRPKDTNFSTIYIEDIGGFEVEWK, encoded by the coding sequence ATGAAAATATACAACTATCCATTCTTAACTGCACTAATCTTCTTCTTATTTACGCAGATTAGCTCTAGCAGTTCTGTTTTTGCTCAAAATTTTTCTTCTAATAATTCTGATAAGATAAAATACTGGGTATTTTTTTCTGAAAAAGACACAACCAACTACAATTATACGGCTGCAATTTCTGCCAAAACCATTGAAAATAGAACGCTGCAAAATCTTCCTGTAAGGCAATATAGTGATATTTCGGTTTCTGAAAAATTTATACAAAAAGTAGAAAATTTTGTAACCGACAAACCAATCATAAAATCAAAATGGCTCAATGCAATTTCTATTTATCTAAATGAAGATGAAGCAAAAAGAGTTCAAAACCTTCCTTTTGTCACCCATCTGCAAGCACTGACTACAAAATGGAAACCTTTATCTTATACAACCAAACAAAAAAGAGAAATGGGAAAAGCTATGGAACAACTAGAACTTTCTGTTTTTCAAAAAGAAAATTTGACAGGAAAAGGAGTTGTTATTGGTGTTATTGATGCAGGTTTTTATGGAAGTGATAAAAGTAATTATTTAAAACACCTAGACAATAGTCGTATTTTGGGAATGCGTGATTTTGTGAATCCAAAACAGAAAGACCTTTTTAGAGAGAAAGAAACTTCTGATGATGCACATGGAAAAACAGTTTTGGAAATGATAGGAGGATACAACGATGATAAAGATGATTTGAGACAAGTGGGTGCAGCTTCAGAAGCTCAATTTTATCTAGCAAGAACTGACCACGGAGTAACTGAAACACGCTCAGAAGAAGATTTTTGGGTGGCTGCTATGGAATGGATGGATAGCTCAGGCGTAAAACTTATCAATACTTCGCTAGGTTATTCGGTTGGCTTTGATGATGATAAAGATAACTATGACATAGAACAAATGGATGGCAAAACGAGTGTTGTCAGTAAGGCTGTAAATATGGCTTTCAATGAAAAAGGTATTTTGATTGTCGTCTCAGCAGGAAATGAAGGTTGGGATACTTGGAAAATCGTATCTACACCAGGGGATAGTCCATTTGCACTTTCTATTGGAGCAACAAATGGAGCAGGTCTGAAAATGGGTTATAGTAGTATAGGAGCAGAATTTGTTGAGTTTTTGAAGCCAAATGTTGCTTGTTATTCGCTCACAGGAACATCTTTTTCTGCACCAAATATCACAGGATTTGCAGCTTGTTTATGGCAAAAAAATCCAAAGGCAACCAACAAAGAAATTTTTGAAACCATAGAAAAATCAGCTTCTTTATATCCTTTTGGTAATAATTTTATAGGATATGGAATTCCAAAAGCATCAAATGCAATCAAAATTTTGGAAGGAAAAACGATAAAGCCAACTATCAAGAAAGTAGAAGAAAAAACAAATTCTTTTAAGTTTGATTTGAAAGCTGGACAACGTTATGTTGTTTTTCATAAGCAAGACAAGCGTATTGCAATAGAACAAGACTCTGAAAAAGCTGCTAGTAAAAAAGACATCAAAATCACTATCAAAAGACCTAAAGATACCAATTTTAGTACAATCTATATAGAGGATATAGGTGGTTTTGAAGTAGAATGGAAATAG